In Flavobacterium piscisymbiosum, the sequence TTTTGTAAAAATTATTGATTCACAGTGTTTTCGCTATTTATATTGCATCAATTTTGATATGGAAGTAATTTATTTAAGAATCATTAATTGTAAGAATAAAAGTTAAAAAAGTAGCTTATGTTTTACAAAAATTTCTTATATTATGCACAAGTCAATTGGTAAAACTTTGTAGATGTGAGAGAATACTTGTATTTACTGATATTGTTGGTTTGAAACACTATTAAATTTGAGTTAAAAAATGGTGAAAATCAAAAAAATGGCAGCTAAATTTTAGCTGCCATATATAATTTAAAAATTCTAAGAATTTATATTGTGTCAATTTTGATGTGTAATTCTTTCAATTGAGCATCATCGATTGCAGCAGGTGCATCGATCATTACATCACGTCCTGAATTATTTTTTGGGAAAGCAATAAAATCTCTAATTGTTTCCTGACCTCCTAAAATAGCAACCAATCTGTCAAGACCAAATGCTAGACCTCCGTGTGGCGGTGCTCCAAATTGAAAAGCATCCATTAAGAAACCAAATTGTGCTTTTGCTTCTTCTTCGGTAAAACCTAAATATTTAAACATTAATTGTTGAGTCGCTTTATCATGAATACGAATTGATCCTCCTCCAATTTCATTTCCGTTTAATACCATATCATATGCATTAGCACGAACTTTTCCAGGTTCAGTTTCTAATAAAGCCATATCTTCTGGTTTTGGAGATGTAAATGGGTGGTGCATTGCATGATAACGTCCGCTTTCTTCGTCAAGTTCTAATAACGGGAAATCTACAACCCATAACGGAGCGAATTCTTCTGGTTTACGCAATCCTAAACGAGTTGCTAATTCCATACGAAGTGCAGAAAGTTGAGCGCGTGTTTTATTAGCCGGTCCAGAAAGTACAAAAATCATATCGCCAGGTTTTGCTCCCGTAATTTTTGCCCATTGTCCTAAATCGTCCTGATCGTAAAATTTATCTACAGATGATTTAAAAGTTCCGTCGTCATTGCACTTTGCGTACACCATTCCTGAAGCTCCTACTTGAGGACGTTTTACCCAGTCAATCAATCCGTCAATTTCTTTACGGGTATAATTTCCTGCTCCGGGAACTGCAATACCAACAACTAATTCTGCAGCGTTGAATACAGGGAAATCTTTATGTTGTGCAAATTCGTTTAACTCACCAAACTCCATTCCAAAACGAATGTCCGGTTTGTCATTTCCATATGTTTTCATGGCATAGTCGTAGGTAATTCTTGGGAATTTATCTACTTCGATACCTTTAATTTCTTTTAGTAAATGTCTTGTCAATCCTTCAAAAACATTCAAAATATCTTCTTGCTCCACAAATGCCATTTCGCAATCGATTTGTGTAAACTCAGGCTGACGGTCTGCACGTAAATCTTCGTCACGGAAACATTTCACAATCTGAAAATATTTATCCATTCCGCCCACCATCAATAATTGTTTGAAAGTTTGTGGTGATTGTGGCAAAGCATAAAATTGTCCTTCGTTCATACGGCTTGGTACAACGAAATCTCTTGCGCCTTCCGGAGTCGATTTGATTAAGTAAGGAGTTTCAACTTCGCAGAAATCTAAATCAGATAAATATTTACGAACTTCCATTGCCACTTTGTGACGGAAAAGCAAACTATTTTTTACCGGATTTCTACGAATATCTAAATAACGATATTTCATTCTGATATCTTCTCCACCATCAGTCTTGTCTTCGATTGTAAATGGAGGTGTCAATGCGGCATTTAAAATAGTCATTTCAGTGACTAAAATTTCAATGTCACCAGTAGGAAGATTTTTGTTTTTAGCTTCACGCTCAATAACAGTTCCTTTTACCTGAATAACAAATTCTCGACCTAAAGTTTTAGCCATTTCAAATACATTTTCATTTGAACGACCTTTATCGAATAATAGTTGAGTAATACCATAACGATCTCGTAAGTTTACCCAATTTATGAATCCTTTATCATTAGAGTTTTGGACCCAACCCGCTAGTGTAACTTCCGTATTAATATTTGAGGCGTTTAACTCGCCACAATTATGACTTCTATACATGATCAAAATTTTAGACTGCAAAAGTAAACACAAAATTCAAATTAATGTAGTAAAGTGATCACTAGATGCTCAATAATTTGAAATATTTTGTTAATTCTTAAATTTGAGAGCTGTAATTTCTTTAGATTTGAATCACTAAAAACAAACTTTAATTTATATGAATAAACTTTTTGTTACTGGTCTGTTGATTTTTAGCGCTTTGAATGTTATAGGTCAAACCAAAAATCAAATTAAATTTACGGCTAAAATTACCAATAGAAATAGCGATACTTTAGTGATTGTGGGCAAGGATAATTTTAAACAAGTTATTCCGATTAATAAAAAAGAGGTTTTTGCAGCCAATTTTGAAGCTCCAAAGGGATTTTATGTATTTTCTGACGGTACAGAATCTTCTCGTTTGTACCTAAAACCAAATTCAGAGGTTAATCTAACGATGAATGCCAAAGAATTTGATGAAACGATTGTGTATAAAGGTAAAGGTGTTGAAGAAAGTAATTTTTTGGCACAGCAAGCTTTAAGAAATGAAAAATTGGAGGAAGCTTATTCTAAAGAACCAGCTGAATTTGCAGTAATATTAGAGGCTAAGAATAAGACAGATAAAGAAAGTTTAGAGAAAGGATCTTTTGATGCCGAATTTGTAACTGCAATGAAAAGTAATTTTGAACGCTTTAATGAATTTGCTATTAGGAATTATGAAAGTGCATCTAAAGCAAATAAATTTACCGGAAAACCTTCTCCTGATTTTGATTATGAGAATTTTAAAGGAGGAAAAACAAAACTTTCTGATCTAAAAGGAAAATATGTTTACATCGATCTTTGGGCAACCTGGTGTGCACCTTGTAGAGCTGAAATTCCGTATTTACAAAAAATAGAGGAAAAATATCATGGAAAAAATATTGAGTTCGTAAGTATTTCAATTGATAAATTGAAAGACAATGAAAAATGGAAAAAATTTGTAACAGATAAAAGTTTAGGCGGAATTCAATTATTCGCCGATAAAGATTGGGAATCTGAGTTTGTAACGAGCTATGGTGTAACCGGAATTCCGAGATTTATTATTGTTGATCCAAAAGGAAATGTTTTAAGCGCAGATGCTGCAAGACCTTCATCTCCAGAACTTCAAACGCAATTAGACTCATTATTGAAGTAATTTATTACGAAAATTATAACGATATAGTAAATTTATATTTTTGATAAAATCCCAGTAAAACCAGTGCTTCAGCGCTGGTTTTTTTTGTTTTAGATAAATTTCCAATGTTAAGCTTTTACTCAATGTTACCAAATTGTTAAGTAAAAGTTTTTTTAATGTAA encodes:
- the aspS gene encoding aspartate--tRNA ligase produces the protein MYRSHNCGELNASNINTEVTLAGWVQNSNDKGFINWVNLRDRYGITQLLFDKGRSNENVFEMAKTLGREFVIQVKGTVIEREAKNKNLPTGDIEILVTEMTILNAALTPPFTIEDKTDGGEDIRMKYRYLDIRRNPVKNSLLFRHKVAMEVRKYLSDLDFCEVETPYLIKSTPEGARDFVVPSRMNEGQFYALPQSPQTFKQLLMVGGMDKYFQIVKCFRDEDLRADRQPEFTQIDCEMAFVEQEDILNVFEGLTRHLLKEIKGIEVDKFPRITYDYAMKTYGNDKPDIRFGMEFGELNEFAQHKDFPVFNAAELVVGIAVPGAGNYTRKEIDGLIDWVKRPQVGASGMVYAKCNDDGTFKSSVDKFYDQDDLGQWAKITGAKPGDMIFVLSGPANKTRAQLSALRMELATRLGLRKPEEFAPLWVVDFPLLELDEESGRYHAMHHPFTSPKPEDMALLETEPGKVRANAYDMVLNGNEIGGGSIRIHDKATQQLMFKYLGFTEEEAKAQFGFLMDAFQFGAPPHGGLAFGLDRLVAILGGQETIRDFIAFPKNNSGRDVMIDAPAAIDDAQLKELHIKIDTI
- a CDS encoding TlpA family protein disulfide reductase, coding for MNKLFVTGLLIFSALNVIGQTKNQIKFTAKITNRNSDTLVIVGKDNFKQVIPINKKEVFAANFEAPKGFYVFSDGTESSRLYLKPNSEVNLTMNAKEFDETIVYKGKGVEESNFLAQQALRNEKLEEAYSKEPAEFAVILEAKNKTDKESLEKGSFDAEFVTAMKSNFERFNEFAIRNYESASKANKFTGKPSPDFDYENFKGGKTKLSDLKGKYVYIDLWATWCAPCRAEIPYLQKIEEKYHGKNIEFVSISIDKLKDNEKWKKFVTDKSLGGIQLFADKDWESEFVTSYGVTGIPRFIIVDPKGNVLSADAARPSSPELQTQLDSLLK